The Chloroflexota bacterium sequence CATATTCGCTGGTTGCGCGAAAAGATCGAGAAGCGTCCCAGTCTGCCGCGCTACATTCAAACGGTGCGCGGGGTCGGTTATCGGTTTGCGACGGCGGAGGAGATTGGAAAATGAAATGGCGTTTCCCGTTCAAGTCGCTTCGAACCGGATTGCTGTTGACGTACCTGGCGCTCATCGCGACGAGTGTGGGCTTGCTCGGTTGGCGTATCGGTGCGTCATTGGATGCGAGCCGCTTTGCCGAGACACGCCGCGATCAGGAAGGGCGTGCCATTCTTACCGCGAGTGCGATGGGTGATTGGCTGTTTAACTATCAGAATAATAAAATTGATCGCACGATGTTAATGGCTGAGATTGAAGGGCTCTCAGCGCAAATCCACCAACGCGTTGCTTTGTTGGATGTGGATGGCACGACGCTGGTGGATTCGGAACACCAACCCAATGGCGCGGATATTGATCCTTCGCCGCAGGAGATTGGTATCGCGCTTAGTGGTCATCCGACGGGCGCGATTCACTTCGATCCGGACGATAACGATGATGCGTTGTTCACCATCGCGCCGGTGATCTATCAGAAACAAATCCTGGGCATCGTGCGGCTCGAATTGCACATGCGCCTCGTGCGCGAAGCGAGCCAACAGTTGTGGCTGAGAATTATCGGCGTGTCCCTTTTAGCCGGCTTGGTGACGGTAGTCGTGAGTCTGTGGTTTGCGAATGTATTGACCAAACCGATCTCGCGTCTGCGGCAAGCCTCGGTCGCGTTAGCCCAGGGCGATTTGAAACAGCGGGTTCCCGTTTCGGGTCCCGAAGAATTGCGAAATCTCGCGACGAGTTTCAACCTGATGGCGGACCGCCTCGCGCGTGTGATGCAAGACCAGCGCGCGTTCGTCGCGAATGCGGCGCACGAATTTCGGACGCCGCTTACGAACATTCGTTTACGCGCCGAAGCATTGCGCGAAGGCGCGAAAGACGATCCGGCGGTTGCCGATCGGTTTCTCATGGATATTGAAGACGAAATCGCACGGCTGACACGTCTCGTGGACGAACTGCTTGACTTGTCGCGCCTCGAGAGTGGTTTGGTCGAATCGCGCCGCGCGCCAGTGGCGCTCCAAGATATCGCGCGCGCTGTGATTGGCGAGTACGCTGCGCGCGCCGAAAAAGCCGGCGTCGCGCTCAAGTTCGACGCGCCCCACGCGTTACCCCAGGTCAATGCGGACACCGATCAAGTGTGGCGTGTGTTCATCAACCTGGTTGACAACGCGATCAAGTTCACGCCCCATGGTGGCAATGTGCGAGTGGAACTTACCGCCGCGCCGAATGCGTCGTTCCGACAATGGCTCGGTCCAGAGCATTGGGTCGTCGCGTCGGTGTGTGATACCGGGATCGGGATTCCGGTGGAAGACTTGCCGCGCATTTTTGATCGGTTCTATCGAAGCGACAAGGCGCGCGCGCGCGCGACCGGTGGCGCGGGGTTGGGTCTCGCGATTGTCAAAAGCATCGTTGACGCGCACGCCGGGAAAATCTGGGCGGAGAGCGAGCCGGGCAAGGGTACGCAAATCCATGTTGCCTTGCCGGCAGCGTGATTCTTTCGACTGTCACGGCTGTCCGACTGGATTGCGCTTAATCTAGATTTAAGACATGTTTAAATCAGACTTAACCACACGCTCGCGAATCTGTGGTATCGTGATGCCAGAATAATCTACCAATAGATGAAACAGGAGAATTTACGATGAACGGATTGATGGAAGCATTAATGGCATTACTTGCAGCGATGAACGCGGCAACCGGCGCGCCTGCCAACGCCGCGAACTCGCCGGATCGTCCGGCAATCGTTGCCCCGGTACCCGCTTCAGTTGCCAAGTCGGTCGAGGTCAAGGGAATAATTCAGATCGGTCAAAACGGCGCGGTGACGGTAGATGGAGTCAAACTGGTCTTGCCCAAGACCGCGGAAATGAATGGCGCGATCAAGTCGGGCACGCCGGTGGTTGTAGAGGGCATCCGGCAAGCCGATGGCTCGCTTTTGGTTACCGAAATCAAATCGGGCGTCAAGAGCGAAGACAAGGACAAGAGCGACAGCGACGACAAGACCAAGATCGGCAGTGACGACAAGGGTAAAGACGACAAGAGTAAAGATGGCGATAAAGACAAGAAGGACGACAAGGACAAGGACGACGACAAGAGTAAGGATCACGACAAAGACAAAGGCGACGATAAGGATAAAGGCGACGACAAGAGCAAAGATGGCGACAAGGGCAATGATGATGACGATGATGATTAGGACGAGGATAACGGAAGAGCAAGCAACAACAACTCAGCGCCCCGGAAATTTCCGGGGCGCTGATGCTTTACGCGTGGACATGCGCCAATTGCCAGGTGTTGTCTCGCACATTTTGATAGAGATCGAAGATGCCTTCACGGCAGCGCACGCGAAAGCACAACTGCGGCGCTGTGCGCGCGGTGGTCCAACAGCGCTCGACCGCTTGCACGTCATAATGCTTGCCATGCCAGCGGAACACTTTGGGAAAATACCCAAAGCGTTTCTCCCGAATTTCTACCGCTTCGCGATTGGATTTGTGGCGTGTTAACATTTATTCCTCCCCGATAATTTTAAACTCACGCGCGTTACTCGCGGCATCCGCGCCCGGCGCGGGCAAATAGTACGGCGATGGATAGAATCCGTACGATTGATTCGTCATTTGCGGCGGCGCAACGACAATGACTTGGGGTTGTGCGGATGGATACGATGGCGCGTGTGTGCGTGGGATGAGCGCATCGCGCTCGATGTCATTGCGTCCCCAGTTGCGGCTTACGGCGATGAACAACGCGAGACTAACTGGAATGGACGCGCTGATGCCGCACAGCGCGCCGACGACCACCGCCATTGCCTCATTCGACAAGCGATTGCCGACGAGAATCGCCAGCGTGATTGCGAATGCCAGCGAGCCAAGCAGAATCCCATTTCGCATCAGTGCCTCATTCTATTTTCGATTTTGGATTGGCGATTTTCGATTGCCAACGGGATAACTCTGTCATCCTTGCGCAGGTTGCGAAATCCCTTGCGTAACCGACGTTCTTAGCATAGGAAAGCGCATTTCAATTTACGACAGTGCGCGAACCTTCGCAAGGATGAGCAGTTACTCGCCAACTCAAAATCACTTGACGCGTTTTAACTGAGCCATCACGCGGTCGCGCAGACCTGGGTTGTTCGCCGCGCGCATTGGTTGCGCGAGGTCGCTGGCGCGAACCTGCGCGGCTTGAAAACGAATCACTTGCCCGCCCGCGATCAAGAGAAAGTCGCCGCGCCCGGCGAGTTTCTCCGCGCCGGTTCCACCAATGCCGGCGGCGACCCGCGCATCTTCCGCGCTTGCCACGCGTCCGACGATCCGTACCGGGAAATTCGCTTTCATCAGTGTGCCGACCGCGCTTGCGGTTGGTTTTTGCGTGCACGCGATTACCGAGATGCCGGCGCTGCGTCCGCGTTGTACGAGCCGCGTGAGATACGCTTCGAGTTCGCGTCCGCACGTTTGCAGCGCGTCCGCTAGTTCATCTATCACAACGACGATGCGCGGACGGATGATTTGCTCGCGGTCGCGGCGTTCCATTTCCGCGACGAGATAACTTAGACGCACAAGCATTTCGTCGGCGCTCGCGACTATCGGAAAGAGCAGGTGTGGCATGGACGCGAACGGTGCGAGACCGTGCATCTTGGGATCGAACAGCGCGAGTTGCAGATCGCGCGGCTTTTGGTGGATCGCGAGCGAAGCGATGAGCGTGCGCGCCAGCTCGGTCTTACCGCTGCCGGTCGTTCCCGCGATGAGCACGTGCGCGACATCCGGCGATGGCAAACGCAACAGCAGCGGCACTCCTTCTGAATCCAAACCGAGTGTCGCGGTACCGGCGCACATCAGCGCGCGCACAGTCGCCGCGTCGGTTTGCAATCGCGTGTCGAGTTCTGCGAAGGAAACGAAACGCGAATCGGCGCGCGGCACTTCGAGCGAGAGCGTTCCTTGTTGCCGCGTCAATCGCGCGGACTGGACGCCAAGCGCGAGCGCGATCTCTTCGGTGAGCGTTTCGAGGCGCGCGAGTTTCGTCGTCGGCGCGGGCGCGATGTGAAATTGCACCGTGCGCGGCGTCAAGCGTCCGCCCCACACGCGCGCCGGCGCTTTGTGCGCGGCAAGCACCATTTCGATTTTATCGGCTTGGAAATTCAAAAGACGCTTTTCCATATTAGTTGGATAGTGCGGTAGTGCGGTAGTGCGATAGTGCGATAGTCGCCACTCCAAAGAACTTCAACTAACGCACTATTGAACTAACGAACGATTGAACTAATCAGTCCATCCGACGCGGCGTTCTTCGGCGCGAGTGGTTGGCATCGGTCGTCCGCCGCCCACTGCGATGCGCGTGAGCATCACCGGTTCCTCGTCTTCGCGTTCGCGCGGCGCAGCGGGTGTACGGTTTTGCTTGAGCCACTCTTGCAATTGGATGATCTTTTGATGCACAACATTTGCGCGCGCATCCGGCGCGGGTTGCGATACGGCGGCTTGCGCGATGACGACCGGCTGTTGGGTCGCGTTGGCTTGCGGCGCGGGCGCGGATTGTGCGGTGATGACGGCGGGTTGCGGTACGGTCGCTCCTCGGCGTTGCGGTTTGGCGGCAGTGGGGATCGTATCAGTCGCGACAATCGCGTTTGCGATCACCAGCGGCTGGCGCAACGCGCACCCGGCGCAATCTCGCGGCGAGTGAATCGGCGTGACCTTAGCCGCGCACGCGGCGTGTTCCATCGCGATGGACGGCGCGTCCGCTTCCCAGATTTGAGTCTTGCCATTGCCCCAGCGCACCGTGATCGGTGGGCGCGCGTCGTGGCTCAACGTCGTGCGTAAGTGCGCGCAGTTGATCGCCGCGACAGGACACGCGCGACAAATGTTCGGCGACACGGCGCGGTCTCCCGCCTTGATGCGGTCGCACATAATTTGTCCATCGTCGCTCGCGCGGCGATAGGGGCAGGGCTTGAGCTCGTTCATGGTTAGTTGGGTCGGATCGGTCGCGTGACGAACGACGCGCCGGGGCGCGTATTGCTACGAATCACACACACGACCTTGCCTTGAATCTCGATTTCGCTGGGACGATATTTTTTCTCTTGCAGAGTCGGATTTTCCGGACGCAACACGATCCATCCATCGCGTCGGAAGAATCGTTTCAACGTGGTGGCTTGTTTCTTTTTGAGCCACGCGGCAACCAGGTCGCCGTCATCCGCCAATTGGGTTTGTTCCATCACAATCGTGTCGCCGTCGTTGACGAGCGCGTCGATCATCGAGTTGCCCGAAACCTGGAGCAAGTACATATTCTTGCCATTGCCGACCAGGTTGCGCGCGACCTGGACCCATTCCAGCGGCGTAATGTTTTGATCGAGTGTGGGGATCGCCTCGCCGGCGTGGATGACGCCGAGCAGAGGCAAGCGAATCATGTGCGACGATGCGGGTGGTTCGAGTGGGTCTTGCAACAATTCGATGCCGCGTGCGACCCCGCGCGGTAACCGGATATAGCCCGCCGCGTCGAGCTTCTCCAAATCGCGCTTGACATGATCTTTAGAGGAGATGCCAACGGCGTCGCCGATTTGTTCATAGGTGGGCGAGCAACCGTTGTGCTCGCGCTTGTAGCGTGCGATGTAATGCCAAATCTCAATCTCATGGGTGCCCAGTTCTGCCATACGCCTCCTTCACAAATCAATGGTGGATAAGAACTGGTGTTCTATTTGTCGAGATTATAACAGAACGCACGTTCTAAGTCAAGAGGCGCGCGTAAATTTAAGGTTAAACGGAAATTAAAAAAGGCGAGACACGAGTCTCGCCTCGAAAGGGCAAAGGGCAGAGGAATTACTTGGGGGCGCGCAACGCGTTGAGTTTTTTCAGCAAGCGCGATTTGCGGCGGGCGGCGTTATTCTTTTTGATAATGCCTTTTTGCGCGGCTTGATCGAGCGCGCGGATCGCCTGCTTGACTGCTTTTTCGGAGTCGGCGGCGTTGTTGGTCGCGATCGCTTTGGTCGCGTCTTTGACTTCGGTGCGCGCTTGCGCGCGGATGACGCGATTGCGCGTGCGGCGACGTTCGCTCTGGCGCATTGCCTTTTCGGCGGCGGATGTGTTAGCCAATTCGGAAAACCTCCCTGAGTGTGTGACGGCGCGCATATTACATCAGTTTGATGAAATAGTCAATTTGAATCGCGCCCCGGCGATTGATTTGAATGCGATTCTGTGCTAAGATTCGAGCGTTCCTGGAAAGGCAGGTGAACGATGGCAGGAATCTCGACTCAGTTGCGAACCAAGTTGCAGAGCGACCCAGAGGCGATTGTGCATTTGATCGTGCGGGTCAAAGATGATCCCCAGGCGCATGTTGCCGATGTGCAAGCGCGCGGCTTGACGGTCCAGCGCACCTTCTCGCTGATCCCGGCGATGGCGGTGGAGGGGAAAGCCGGCGCGTCGTTGGCGCTAGCAGATCAAACCTGGGTCTTGTCGGTCGAGGAAGACAAACCGGTCCACACGATGTGATTGCGAATGTTGCCTAGCACGCAACGTTCGCCAAACGGAGGAGCCTGATGCCGAACCCATCCAAGATTCACGCGAACCTCGCGGCGATGCTGCAAGCGAATGTACGCGCCGCCGCGCCGGTTCAAGCGTTGCGTGTGATTGTGCGGTACCGCGCGGGCGCGGTCGGAGTTGCGCAAACGATGCGCGGCGTCGCGGCGACGATTCACACCTATCGTCTCATTCCCGCCGCGGCGCACAGCGTCACACCCGAAGCGGTTGATGCGTTGAGCGACCGCGATGACGTGGAGATGATTTGGTACGACGAGCCGGTCCACACGATGCTCGATGTGTCGGT is a genomic window containing:
- a CDS encoding HAMP domain-containing protein, translating into MKWRFPFKSLRTGLLLTYLALIATSVGLLGWRIGASLDASRFAETRRDQEGRAILTASAMGDWLFNYQNNKIDRTMLMAEIEGLSAQIHQRVALLDVDGTTLVDSEHQPNGADIDPSPQEIGIALSGHPTGAIHFDPDDNDDALFTIAPVIYQKQILGIVRLELHMRLVREASQQLWLRIIGVSLLAGLVTVVVSLWFANVLTKPISRLRQASVALAQGDLKQRVPVSGPEELRNLATSFNLMADRLARVMQDQRAFVANAAHEFRTPLTNIRLRAEALREGAKDDPAVADRFLMDIEDEIARLTRLVDELLDLSRLESGLVESRRAPVALQDIARAVIGEYAARAEKAGVALKFDAPHALPQVNADTDQVWRVFINLVDNAIKFTPHGGNVRVELTAAPNASFRQWLGPEHWVVASVCDTGIGIPVEDLPRIFDRFYRSDKARARATGGAGLGLAIVKSIVDAHAGKIWAESEPGKGTQIHVALPAA
- a CDS encoding DNA translocase FtsK; translated protein: MNFQADKIEMVLAAHKAPARVWGGRLTPRTVQFHIAPAPTTKLARLETLTEEIALALGVQSARLTRQQGTLSLEVPRADSRFVSFAELDTRLQTDAATVRALMCAGTATLGLDSEGVPLLLRLPSPDVAHVLIAGTTGSGKTELARTLIASLAIHQKPRDLQLALFDPKMHGLAPFASMPHLLFPIVASADEMLVRLSYLVAEMERRDREQIIRPRIVVVIDELADALQTCGRELEAYLTRLVQRGRSAGISVIACTQKPTASAVGTLMKANFPVRIVGRVASAEDARVAAGIGGTGAEKLAGRGDFLLIAGGQVIRFQAAQVRASDLAQPMRAANNPGLRDRVMAQLKRVK
- the lexA gene encoding repressor LexA, producing MAELGTHEIEIWHYIARYKREHNGCSPTYEQIGDAVGISSKDHVKRDLEKLDAAGYIRLPRGVARGIELLQDPLEPPASSHMIRLPLLGVIHAGEAIPTLDQNITPLEWVQVARNLVGNGKNMYLLQVSGNSMIDALVNDGDTIVMEQTQLADDGDLVAAWLKKKQATTLKRFFRRDGWIVLRPENPTLQEKKYRPSEIEIQGKVVCVIRSNTRPGASFVTRPIRPN
- the rpsT gene encoding 30S ribosomal protein S20, whose amino-acid sequence is MANTSAAEKAMRQSERRRTRNRVIRAQARTEVKDATKAIATNNAADSEKAVKQAIRALDQAAQKGIIKKNNAARRKSRLLKKLNALRAPK